One segment of Alligator mississippiensis isolate rAllMis1 chromosome 13, rAllMis1, whole genome shotgun sequence DNA contains the following:
- the MRM2 gene encoding rRNA methyltransferase 2, mitochondrial isoform X2 has translation MSRYQRWTSPLLLCQRLHTAVVCLKSRTGTEHRWLARHLKDPFVKAVKQQNYRCRSAFKLLEIDDKHRVLCPGLSVLDCGAAPGAWSQVAIQRVNALGTDANAPVGFVLGVDLLRIAPLEGAVFLSNADVTDPSTLNKIQELLPSGKADVILSDMAPNATGIQELDHEKLINLCLSVLDMSSSILQPGGIMLCKFWNGRDAQLLQSRLMEHFCNVRTIKPQASRKESAESYYLARGYRKTVKN, from the exons ATGAGCCG TTATCAGAGGTGGACAAGCCCTTTGCTTCTGTGCCAGAGGTTGCACACTGCAGTGGTATGTCTGAAGAGCAGAACTGGAACAGAGCACCGCTGGCTGGCACGGCATTTGAAGGACCCATTTGTGAAGGCAGTGAAACAGCAGAATTATCGTTGCCGAAGTGCCTTCAAACTGCTGGAGATTGATGATAAACATCGGGTTCTGTGCCCAGGGCTTTCTGTGCTAGACTGTGGAGCTGCTCCTGGGGCGTGGAGTCAGGTTGCTATACAGAGGGTCAATGCTTTGGGCACTG ATGCCAATGCCCCTGTTGGCTTTGTCCTTGGAGTTGACCTCCTGCGGATTGCCCCTCTGGAAGGAGCAGTTTTCCTCTCCAATGCTGACGTGACAGATCCAAGCACGCTTAATAAGATCCAGGAGCTGCTTCCTTCAGGGAAAGCAGATGTTATTCTGAGCGACATGGCACCTAATGCCACAGGGATCCAAGAACTAGATCATGAGAAACTGATTAACTTGTGCTTATCTGTTCTGGATATGTCCTCAAGCATCTTGCAGCCAGGGGGGATCATGCTCTGTAAATTCTGGAATGGAAGAGATGCCCAACTTCTCCAAAgcaggctgatggagcacttCTGCAACGTAAGAACTATAAAGCCTCAGGCCAGCAGGAAAGAATCTGCAGAATCCTATTACTTGGCAAGAGGGTACAGAAAGACTGTGAAAAACTGA
- the MRM2 gene encoding rRNA methyltransferase 2, mitochondrial isoform X1: MGREKGARMHTPQPSCWGVYPAPALEGRAWKGPVASGSYQRWTSPLLLCQRLHTAVVCLKSRTGTEHRWLARHLKDPFVKAVKQQNYRCRSAFKLLEIDDKHRVLCPGLSVLDCGAAPGAWSQVAIQRVNALGTDANAPVGFVLGVDLLRIAPLEGAVFLSNADVTDPSTLNKIQELLPSGKADVILSDMAPNATGIQELDHEKLINLCLSVLDMSSSILQPGGIMLCKFWNGRDAQLLQSRLMEHFCNVRTIKPQASRKESAESYYLARGYRKTVKN; encoded by the exons atgggcagggagaagggtgcaCGCATGCACACCCCGCAGCCGAGCTGCTGGGGGGTCTATCCAGCCCCAGCGCTGGAGGGGCGTGCGTGGAAGGGCCCCGTCGCGAGTGGCAG TTATCAGAGGTGGACAAGCCCTTTGCTTCTGTGCCAGAGGTTGCACACTGCAGTGGTATGTCTGAAGAGCAGAACTGGAACAGAGCACCGCTGGCTGGCACGGCATTTGAAGGACCCATTTGTGAAGGCAGTGAAACAGCAGAATTATCGTTGCCGAAGTGCCTTCAAACTGCTGGAGATTGATGATAAACATCGGGTTCTGTGCCCAGGGCTTTCTGTGCTAGACTGTGGAGCTGCTCCTGGGGCGTGGAGTCAGGTTGCTATACAGAGGGTCAATGCTTTGGGCACTG ATGCCAATGCCCCTGTTGGCTTTGTCCTTGGAGTTGACCTCCTGCGGATTGCCCCTCTGGAAGGAGCAGTTTTCCTCTCCAATGCTGACGTGACAGATCCAAGCACGCTTAATAAGATCCAGGAGCTGCTTCCTTCAGGGAAAGCAGATGTTATTCTGAGCGACATGGCACCTAATGCCACAGGGATCCAAGAACTAGATCATGAGAAACTGATTAACTTGTGCTTATCTGTTCTGGATATGTCCTCAAGCATCTTGCAGCCAGGGGGGATCATGCTCTGTAAATTCTGGAATGGAAGAGATGCCCAACTTCTCCAAAgcaggctgatggagcacttCTGCAACGTAAGAACTATAAAGCCTCAGGCCAGCAGGAAAGAATCTGCAGAATCCTATTACTTGGCAAGAGGGTACAGAAAGACTGTGAAAAACTGA
- the NUDT1 gene encoding oxidized purine nucleoside triphosphate hydrolase, with product MAMAMAVRRYTLVLLVQPPRVLLGLKKRGFGAGLWNGFGGKVQAGESVEAAARRELLEESGLTVDTLQKMGQITFEFVGNSELMEVHIFRADSFHGEPTESEEMRPQWFQLDQMPVSHMWPDDAYWFPLVIHKKLFLGYFKYQDHDTILEYTLKEVDKVQEENKQTFHTSHMGNIIPQIGQAIE from the exons ATGGCGATGGCGATGGCGGTGCGGCGCTACacgctggtgctgctggtgcagcCGCCGCGCGTCCTGCTGGGCCTGAAGAAGCGCGGCTTCGGCGCCGGGCTCTGGAACGGCTTCGGCGGCAAAGTGCAGGCGGGCGAGAGCGTGGAGGCGGCGGCGCGGAG GGAGTTGCTGGAAGAGAGTGGGCTGACTGTGGACACCTTGCAGAAGATGGGGCAGATCACCTTCGAGTTTGTAGGCAACTCTGAGCTCATGGAAGTCCACATCTTCCGAGCAGACAGTTTTCACGGCGAGCCAACAGAAAGCGAAG AAATGCGTCCTCAATGGTTTCAGCTTGATCAGATGCCTGTCAGCCACATGTGGCCAGATGATGCCTACTGGTTTCCACTGGTGATCCACAAGAAATTGTTTCTTGGCTATTTTAAGTACCAGGACCATGACACCATCCTGGAATATACGCTGAAAGAGGTAGACAAGGTacaagaagaaaacaaacaaacattccaCACTTCCCACATGGGCAACATCATTCCCCAAATTGGACAAGCGATAGAGTAA